In one Dasypus novemcinctus isolate mDasNov1 chromosome 25, mDasNov1.1.hap2, whole genome shotgun sequence genomic region, the following are encoded:
- the UCN gene encoding urocortin, protein MRQAGRAALLAALLLLAQLRPGSSRWSREAAGAGGRDPSLRWTPAPGGRAGGARALLLLLAERFPRRAGPGRGAPGAAGERPRRDDPPLSIDLTFHLLRTLLELARTQSQRERAEQNRIIFDSVGK, encoded by the coding sequence ATGCGGCAGGCAGGACGCGCGGCGCTGCTGGCGGCACTGCTGCTCCTGGCACAGCTGCGCCCGGGGAGCAGCCGCTGGAGCCGGGAGGCGGCGGGAGCCGGGGGCCGGGACCCGAGTCTGCGCTGGACGCCCGCGCCGGGGGGCCGGGCCGGCGGGGCCCGCGCGCTGCTCCTGCTGCTGGCCGAGCGCTTCCCGCGCCGCGCGGGGCCCGGCCGAGGGGCGCCGGGGGCGGCAGGCGAGCGGCCGCGACGCGACGACCCCCCACTGTCCATCGACCTCACCTTCCACCTGCTGCGGACCCTGCTGGAGCTGGCGCGGACGCAGAGCCAGCGGGAGCGCGCCGAGCAGAACCGCATCATTTTCGACTCGGTGGGCAAGTGA
- the MPV17 gene encoding mitochondrial inner membrane protein Mpv17, which translates to MALWRAYQRALAAHPWKVQVLTAGSLMGLGDIISQQLVEKKGLRGHQPGRTLTMVSVGCGFVGPVVGGWYRVLDRLIPGSTKTDALKKMVLDQGGFAPCFLGCFLPLVGTLSGLSAQDNWAKLQRDYPDALVANYYLWPAVQLVNFYLVPLPYRLAVVQCVAVLWNSYLSWKAHRL; encoded by the exons ATGGCACTCTGGCGGGCCTACCAGCGAGCCCTGGCTGCTCACCCGTGGAAAGTGCAGGTCCTGACCGCTG GGTCCCTGATGGGCCTGGGAGACATCATCTCCCAGCAGCTGGTGGAGAAGAAGGGCCTGCGGGGACACCAGCCCGGCCGGACCCTGACCATGGTTTCTGTGGGCTGCGGCTTTGTG GGCCCGGTAGTCGGAGGCTGGTACAGGGTTTTGGACCGGCTCATCCCCGGCTCCACCAAGACAGATGCCCTGAAGAAGATGGTGTTGGATCag GGGGGATTCGCCCCATGTTTTCTAGGCTGTTTCCTCCCACTGGTAGGGACACTCAGTGGACTCTCAGCCCAAGACAATTGGGCCAAACTGCAGCGG GATTATCCTGATGCCCTCGTCGCCAACTACTAT ctCTGGCCTGCTGTCCAGTTGGTCAACTTCTACCTGGTCCCCCTTCCTTACAG GTTGGCTGTTGTCCAGTGTGTCGCTGTTCTCTGGAACTCCTACCTGTCCTGGAAGGCACATCGGCTCTAG